A section of the Scleropages formosus chromosome 12, fSclFor1.1, whole genome shotgun sequence genome encodes:
- the akap11 gene encoding A-kinase anchor protein 11 isoform X2, with protein sequence MAKSHLCVPTLTGLAGERQHPVQSPDPLHGRDEDDFVTAFENLEEETPENSSFHNKRSQRDVASQTVPPLSKDKSGSRVIISSFSKKTSVKKAPLPEIPSTVKSSQSQWSPGPGSQWSIYKQDSLPRGRVTAASLTESDDSDCSSPSPIIFLDEEGYQKSLRAKLDIPKIPVFKDGVEDSDSEVSEFFDSFDQFDDLDQDLASTTKLLKDPTLLGQTQGKMFVEDSKCVTRGFSSTAMNPHRFDHPTLPANIKKPTPLKPGSLSGVHSDLPDTPRLAKTLGEENGPLFSPIQSSAFSPLGECSTLEYFWKTGDDSELRKPQDLCRLYKTYSDFANNLSKEILGSVCGYSSPVDMNVNKNLSCVCHKEFKNSSGHLMKLSDIQQTVTISKAQKSQTLKDGIQKFAADLVEMSLGSAFRDLQKGVSSCTTTLCHLAARLTSSVFQMAFHEIGMRRAYVLKERAINGLASFLVGEAVSGALQEFHFVKKQIFNNTVARFAADLAEELVFEGIMEVCQFSHPSTPLTLSSWSFEQEEVVSSYASDLSESVLQEAFIELSQSDVTFTTQAAISVSLDNIRYVSAEDTTEITKTCNAASRYLGTPYTPEVMESTENGCTVRKALFCMSGIASCVPVPVAGKAISQFQSTPDACQYKSSICQTSQTSPKKSTCSEGSLVTTSASETSTSTQTDLLPVVAQSKHVYSERHAPEGAVNFSQSETVPGNQSFVRTNFQNYSGNMVDLIVNEAYEIMTTSKMKKTVEDCADYVSKKIVSHMPTSAQMMPPNVVSGDPNESTSKHATCRGTSNFSSVVQAERFLISKKDRAEVSCLSEVKPGTHFKLQDSCLGSYEKSSKPKGAVCLKKGSLIDQKGTYNDTRESDFKNVGHSSECTSEMRPSLMKDTLEVPSFETSMRSGRKAVGDEAFGSTSRKLHGVPGTPPSTPQQPAPVSQEKQFRQFSKKLKGKLAKEFSPATPPSTPHYEPAPDLVDAGTDSEKADFVLKLMRSLSEEALSNEDVEEEQEGHYHSELRVVDEPEPTLPVESDYKMAGKGAFRYAERLACHIVSMATEMDTLALNNGWKLEDKACKDDHSLSSTQFSEQTLNSLWTYAGEIAGEVINDVKKMISCSQSRHKFFTGVRDGSAESQTHLQVGHKVCKLGSLTSHDLVAPVSSSQICGSSGLSSKYPSCESVTDEYSGYLIRVLKREGGNRELILDQYASRLAYRSLKSGLAQAARKIKQRSTLKLHPGRRLHHDGICDVWKESMTEAPPVDDNRKIFSPGEVVQCRCHNPDDMSRREYMALVNFAECLAYNITCDVTRKLRLSSARLPKSLTDSCLYKKSKLDDMTENLIRTTFSCSLLPYTEKTKQYHSTGSLNDGNYSDGVVQVIEHYARKIVDDTLEMTLASASHQAAADKSAGDHNSCAKKLTEVVLDSALTDKACRYCMIRERPFCRSAARRHFQDNRRRRMFEAMPDSSRGPRVCGLEIPKIHIDLEKRAAYAEEMVSSAIEKAKRELSSASLNVDSGIGHDGASFAESLTAEIMTSAISNVCQTINLSTPGKDGMNASESTASQQLSLSAGDDSIGSWSNLSFEEEHPDESSSFLHLSDSNGNSSSWSSLGLEGEIYEEHLSFSPSDSDGAEDKETEVKEDSDGAPHVEASLLVVNVDAAGQTLDPQVRAVLQWIAASQSDLPAVQLSPHAELELQLLPAVLRMVRDREWKVGDLLQALLRYCDEPRCDVEPGEERHSPKPLFQWLQEHT encoded by the exons AGAGCAAAGCTCGACATTCCTAAAATTCCTGTCTTTAAAGATGGGGTGGAGGATTCTGATTCAGAAGTGAGTGAGTTTTTTGATAGCTTTGATCAGTTTGATGACTTGGACCAAGATCTGGCGAGTACGACCAAATTGCTCAAGGATCCAACCCTGCTTGGGCAGACACAAGGGAAAATGTTTGTAGAAGACTCCAAATGTGTAACCCGAGGCTTTTCCTCAACAGCAATGAACCCCCACCGATTTGACCATCCAACCCTCCCCGCCAACATCAAAAAACCCACTCCACTCAAACCAGGATCTCTCAGTGGTGTCCACTCAGATCTTCCTGATACTCCACGACTGGCAAAGACATTGGGTGAAGAAAATGGACCACTTTTCAGTCCAATTCAGTCTTCAGCATTTAGTCCTTTGGGGGAATGCAGCACCCTAGAGTATTTTTGGAAAACAGGAGATGATTCTGAATTACGCAAACCCCAGGACCTCTGCAGACTGTATAAGACATACTCAGATTTTGCCAATAACTTGTCAAAGGAAATTCTTGGTTCAGTTTGTGGGTATTCATCTCCTGTCGATATGAATGTTAACAAAAACTTAAGTTGTGTCTGCcataaagaatttaaaaacagtaGTGGACACCTCATGAAACTGTCAGACATCCAGCAGACAGTCACTATATCCAAAGCTCAGAAATCACAAACACTGAAGGATGGCATACAGAAGTTTGCTGCAGATCTGGTAGAAATGAGCCTTGGGAGTGCCTTCAGAGATCTACAGAAAGGGGTATCTTCTTGTACCACTACACTTTGCCATTTAGCTGCAAGGCTAACTTCCTCAGTGTTTCAAATGGCCTTTCATGAGATAGGCATGAGGCGTGCTTATGTATTAAAAGAACGTGCCATAAATGGTTTAGCCAGCTTCCTTGTTGGAGAAGCAGTATCTGGGGCTCTTCAGGAGTTCCACTTTGTCAAAAAGCAGATTTTCAACAACACGGTTGCCAGGTTTGCTGCAGACCTTGCAGAGGAATTAGTGTTTGAAGGTATTATGGAGGTCTGCCAGTTCTCCCATCCATCTACACCTTTGACTCTAAGCAGCTGGTCTTTCGAACAGGAGGAAGTGGTTTCTTCATATGCCTCGGATCTCTCAGAGTCTGTACTCCAGGAGGCATTCATAGAGTTGTCTCAGTCGGATGTGACCTTCACTACGCAGGCTGCCATCAGTGTCTCCCTTGACAATATCCGCTATGTCAGTGCTGAGGACACCACAGAGATCACAAAGACTTGCAATGCTGCCTCTCGTTACCTTGGAACACCCTACACACCCGAGGTAATGGAATCCACCGAAAATGGCTGCACTGTAAGAAAGGCCTTGTTCTGTATGTCAGGGATTGCCAGCTGTGTTCCGGTGCCTGTGGCCGGGAAAGCCATCTCACAGTTTCAGAGCACGCCAGATGCTTGTCAATACAAGTCCAGTATTTGCCAAACATCACAAACCAGCCCTAAAAAAAGCACCTGCTCTGAAGGAAGCTTGGTGACAACCTCTGCTTCCGAGACATCAACgtccacacagacagacttACTGCCAGTAGTGGCCCAGAGCAAACATGTTTACAGTGAAAGACATGCCCCTGAAGGAGCAGTGAACTTTTCTCAGAGTGAAACAGTGCCTGGAAACCAGTCTTTTGTCAGAACTAATTTTCAGAACTATTCTGGGAACATGGTTGATTTAATTGTAAATGAAGCTTATGAGATCATGACAACATCCAAAATGAAGAAGACGGTAGAGGACTGCGCAGACTATGTGAGCAAAAAAATTGTTAGTCACATGCCTACTTCAGCCCAAATGATGCCTCCAAATGTGGTCAGTGGAGATCCAAATGAGTCAACTTCTAAACATGCTACATGTAGAGGAACTTCAAATTTTTCATCAGTTGTTCAGGCTGAACGGTTTCTTATTAGCAAGAAAGATAGAGCTGAGGTTTCTTGTCTGTCTGAAGTTAAACCTGGGACTCACTTCAAACTGCAAGACTCTTGTTTGGGATCTTATGAGAAATCTAGTAAGCCCAAAGGTGCAGTTTGTCTGAAGAAAGGAAGTTTGATTGATCAGAAAGGAACATATAATGATACCCGTGAATCTGACTTTAAGAATGTAGGTCATTCCAGCGAATGTACTTCTGAAATGCGTCCTTCGCTGATGAAGGACACTTTAGAGGTGCCAAGTTTTGAAACTTCTATGCGAAGTGGCAGAAAGGCTGTAGGTGACGAGGCTTTTGGTAGTACTAGCAGGAAATTGCATGGAGTCCCAGGCACTCCACCATCCACACCGCAGCAGCCTGCTCCAGTCTCACAGGAGAAACAGTTCCGACAGTTTTCCAAGAAGCTCAAGGGCAAGCTTGCCAAAGAGTTTTCTCCTGCAACACCTCCGTCTACTCCTCACTACGAGCCTGCCCCTGATCTTGTGGACGCTGGCACTGACTCTGAGAAGGCTGACTTTGTGTTGAAGCTAATGAGATCACTTTCTGAAGAGGCCCTGAGTAATGAAGATGTTGAGGAAGAGCAAGAAGGTCATTATCATTCGGAATTGCGGGTTGTAGATGAGCCGGAACCAACCCTACCAGTAGAATCTGACTACAAAATGGCTGGGAAGGGTGCTTTCCGTTATGCTGAGCGCTTAGCATGCCACATTGTTTCTATGGCTACTGAGATGGACACGCTAGCTTTGAACAATGGCTGGAAGCTTGAGGATAAGGCATGCAAAGATGACCATTCCTTGAGTAGTACACAGTTTTCAGAGCAGACTTTGAACTCTTTGTGGACCTATGCTGGGGAAATAGCAGGGGAGGTCATCAATGATGTGAAGAAGATGATTAGTTGTAGTCAGTCCAGACATAAATTTTTCACAGGTGTTAGAGACGGGTCTGCTGAGAGTCAGACTCATCTACAAGTCGGCCACAAAGTCTGTAAGTTGGGCAGCCTCACCAGCCACGATCTTGTGGCCCCGGTATCTAGTTCTCAGATTTGTGGGTCAAGTGGGTTGTCCTCAAAGTACCCCAGTTGTGAAAGCGTTACCGATGAATACAGTGGGTATCTCATCCGAGTTCTGAAAAGAGAAGGAGGCAACAGGGAGCTTATTTTGGATCAGTATGCCAGCCGTCTAGCTTACCGTTCCCTCAAATCGGGACTGGCACAGGCAGCTAGGAAGATCAAGCAAAGGTCTACCTTGAAGCTCCACCCAGGCAGAAGACTACATCATGATGGAATCTGCGATGTTTGGAAGGAGTCAATGACAGAGGCACCTCCTGTAGACGATAACCGGAAAATATTCTCGCCTGGTGAGGTTGTCCAGTGTAGATGCCACAATCCCGATGACATGAGCAGGAGGGAATACATGGCACTTGTTAATTTTGCTGAGTGTTTGGCTTACAACATTACCTGCGATGTCACAAGAAAGCTCAGGCTGTCATCTGCTCGTCTGCCCAAATCTCTAACCGATTCTTGTCTGTACAAAAAATCCAAACTGGATGACATGACGGAGAACCTCATCAGAACGACATTTTCATGTTCTTTACTGCCTTACACAGAAAAGACCAAGCAGTACCACAGCACCGGCAGCTTAAATGATGGGAATTACAGTGACGGGGTAGTGCAAGTAATCGAACACTATGCCAGAAAAATAGTTGACGATACTTTGGAGATGACGTTGGCTTCGGCCAGCCATCAGGCTGCTGCAGACAAGAGCGCAGGGGATCATAACTCATGTGCTAAAAAGTTGACCGAAGTGGTCCTGGACTCGGCGTTGACTGACAAGGCGTGCCGCTACTGTATGATCAGGGAGCGTCCCTTCTGCAGAAGTGCCGCTAGGCGCCACTTCCAGGATAACCGGCGAAGGCGTATGTTCGAAGCCATGCCGGATAGCTCGCGGGGGCCTAGGGTATGTGGCCTTGAAATTCCCAAGATTCACATCGACCTGGAGAAGAGAGCTGCCTATGCTGAGGAAATGGTGTCATCGGCTATTGAGAAAGCCAAGAGGGAGCTGAGCAGTGCCAGCCTGAATGTGGACAGTGGCATTGGGCACGATGGCGCAAGCTTTGCCGAGAGCCTCACTGCAGAAATTATGACCTCAGCAATTTCCAATGTCTGCCAGACCATCAACCTTAG CACCCCTGGGAAAGATGGAATGAATGCCTCGGAGTCCACTGCCAGCCAGCAGCTCAGCCTGAGTGCAGGGGATGACAGCATTGGAAGCTGGTCCAACCTCAGCTTTGAGGAGGAGCATCCAGATGAGAGCAGCAGCTTCCTGCACCTGAGTGACAG TAACGGGAACAGCAGTAGCTGGAGCAGTCTGGGATTGGAGGGAGAGATCTACGAAGAACATTTGTCCTTCTCCCCATCGGACAG CGACGGCGCAGAGGACAAGGAGACGGAGGTGAAGGAGGACTCTGACG GGGCACCGCATGTTGAAGCCAGCCTCCTGGTGGTTAATGTGGACGCGGCGGGGCAAACCCTGGACCCGCAGGTCAGGGCAGTGCTGCAGTGGATCGCCGCTTCGCAGTCGGACCTGCCTGCCGTACAGTTGAGCCCCCACGCAGAACTGGAGCTGCAGCTG CTGCCTGCCGTGCTGCGGATGGTCCGCGACAGGGAGTGGAAAGTGGGCGACCTGCTCCAGGCCCTGCTCCGATACTGTGACGAGCCAAGGTGCGATGTGGAGCCCGGCGAAGAGAGGCACAGCCCCAAGCCCCTCTTTCAGTGGCTTCAGGAACACACCTAG